From Candidatus Binatus sp.:
TTTGTCTTCGAACGCAAAATTCAGATGAACAAAATCAAGCGGCTGCGACGTGACGTTGGTGACTTTGCCGGCCACGACCAGGTTCGGCGGCATACAGCACGAGTGCATGATCGAGTCTCTCGTGATGTCGATCTTCACCAGCTCGTTCTTGACCACCTCGGTCTTCGGATGGTCGTAGCGGCGATGCATGTCGGCTTCCTGGCTGATTTGCGCGGGATCCTTTACTTCGACGCGAGCGCCGGCAAACGCCACGCCGGCGGCGCTCAAGGCCATCACCGTCGCGATAAGAATGAGCTTCTTCATTTGAACGACCCCCACCCGTGATCTTGGTGTCGCGGCGGCGGGATGTCAATCTACATTTTGAACGCGGAGCCGACTTCGGGCCGCAGGGCCGAATCGCAATAAGGGAAGTCTGGCGGCGGACCAAATTGAACTATCGACAATATCGCAATGAGCAATTCCAACGACAGCATCTTCATGCCAATAGCGCTTGACGAGGCTCGGCGCGCGCAGGACGAGGGCGAGGTGCCGGTCGGCGCGATCGTCGTGGCGAACGGACAGATCATAGGCGCGGGGCACAACCGGCCGATCGCGTCGCACGATCCGGCGGCGCACGCGGAGATCCTCGCGATGCGCGCGGCGGCAATCGTGCTCGCGTCGTATCGGCTAATCGACGCCGCGATCTACGTGACGCTCGAGCCGTGCGTGATGTGCGTCGGCGCGATGATCAACGCACGAATCGCGCGAGTCGTCTATGGCGCTCGCGACGAAAAAGCCGGCGCGCTCGGCTCGGTCTATGACATCGGTCGCGACGGCCGGCTGAATCATCGGTTCGAGGTGACGGGCGGAGTGATGGAAGCGGAATGCGCGGCGCTGATGAGTGAGTTCTTCCGTGCTCGCCGCGCCACGTGATCAGGAGGCGGGATGGGCAATTTCAGGTTCTATAGGCGCGTTTCAATCTTCCCGGGACTATCGGTGAACCTCTCTAAGTCGGGACCCAGCCTGACGGTCGGGATGCGCGGCGCGCACGTCACGATGGGCCGGACGGGAGTGCGCAAAACGGTCGGCATCCCGGGCACCGGCATCTACTATACGTCGCATAGCGGCTACCATTCGGGCGCTCAT
This genomic window contains:
- a CDS encoding DUF4236 domain-containing protein, which translates into the protein MGNFRFYRRVSIFPGLSVNLSKSGPSLTVGMRGAHVTMGRTGVRKTVGIPGTGIYYTSHSGYHSGAHSAHVDEPISEQQQSAAHAIGQFIFVLVVMGAIAVGIALIGVVASSK
- the tadA gene encoding tRNA adenosine(34) deaminase TadA; this translates as MSNSNDSIFMPIALDEARRAQDEGEVPVGAIVVANGQIIGAGHNRPIASHDPAAHAEILAMRAAAIVLASYRLIDAAIYVTLEPCVMCVGAMINARIARVVYGARDEKAGALGSVYDIGRDGRLNHRFEVTGGVMEAECAALMSEFFRARRAT